A single genomic interval of Lysobacter avium harbors:
- the asnB gene encoding asparagine synthase (glutamine-hydrolyzing) encodes MCGIAGAWTPAPRDSAEDLAALGTRMGSAIAHRGPDDAGVWTDPASGLVLSHRRLAIVDLSPEGHQPMVSADERWVIAFNGEIYNHRELRAELGALGHRFRGHSDTEVLLAAIAQWGVQAALERGNGMLALAAWDRHEKVLWLARDRVGKKPLYYGWADDGSFVFGSELAALRAHPALSGEVDPDALALLLRLDYIPVPHAILRGVHKLAAGRLLRIDAGTMRAGNSSFDPINGPVSWWSSRDRQRAAIQRGFAGDETAALAELDALLRDATALRMEADVPLGAFLSGGTDSSLVTALMQAQSSRPVRSFSIGFDNAIHDESRYAAAVARHLGTDHTPLHVDGAAALALVPELSTIFDEPFADSSQVPTALLCRLAREHVTVALSGDGGDELFFGYGRYARALRNEQRLSRLPRRLLARLAGDPGERARLGGLAALRAELAAGDLQGLARQRVTRWRRPEDVVIGARRLLTAYDDPAAMPGVGTGADALMQLDFACYLAEDILTKVDRASMAVALETRAPLLDWRVAEFAWSLPLSMKWHDGELKHLPKRLLTRYLPNDLVYRPKSGFGAPVGDWLRGPLRDWAEAQLDERRLRAEGHFHPAPIRAIWREFLAGQRKWHTHLWGVLMFQAWCESQDERRARKPTTSGDQ; translated from the coding sequence ATGTGCGGTATCGCCGGCGCCTGGACGCCCGCCCCGCGTGACAGTGCCGAGGACTTGGCTGCGCTGGGCACCCGCATGGGCAGCGCCATCGCCCATCGCGGCCCGGACGACGCCGGCGTCTGGACCGACCCCGCGTCCGGTCTGGTGCTCTCGCACCGCCGCCTGGCGATCGTCGACCTGAGCCCGGAAGGCCACCAGCCGATGGTGTCCGCGGACGAGCGCTGGGTGATCGCCTTCAACGGCGAGATCTACAACCACCGCGAGCTGCGCGCGGAGTTGGGGGCGCTGGGTCACCGCTTCCGCGGCCACTCCGATACCGAGGTCCTGCTTGCCGCCATTGCCCAGTGGGGCGTGCAGGCGGCGCTGGAGCGCGGCAACGGCATGCTCGCGCTGGCCGCCTGGGACCGCCACGAAAAAGTGCTGTGGCTGGCCCGCGACCGGGTCGGCAAGAAGCCGCTGTACTACGGCTGGGCCGATGACGGCAGCTTCGTGTTCGGCAGCGAACTGGCGGCGCTGCGCGCGCATCCGGCGCTGTCGGGCGAGGTCGATCCGGACGCGCTGGCCCTGCTGCTGCGTCTGGACTACATCCCCGTGCCGCACGCGATCCTGCGCGGCGTGCACAAGCTCGCCGCCGGCCGCCTGCTGCGCATCGATGCGGGCACGATGCGCGCCGGCAACAGCAGCTTCGACCCGATCAACGGGCCGGTCAGCTGGTGGAGCAGCCGCGACCGCCAGCGCGCGGCGATCCAGCGCGGTTTCGCCGGCGACGAGACCGCGGCGCTGGCCGAGCTGGATGCGCTGCTCCGCGACGCGACCGCACTGCGCATGGAGGCCGACGTCCCGCTGGGCGCGTTCCTGTCCGGCGGCACCGACTCCTCGCTGGTCACCGCGCTGATGCAGGCGCAGTCCAGCCGCCCGGTGCGCAGCTTCTCGATCGGCTTCGACAACGCCATCCACGACGAGAGCCGCTACGCAGCCGCCGTCGCCCGACATCTGGGCACCGACCACACGCCGCTTCACGTCGACGGCGCCGCCGCGCTCGCCCTGGTGCCGGAGTTGTCAACGATCTTCGACGAGCCCTTCGCCGACTCCTCCCAGGTGCCCACGGCGCTGCTGTGCCGGCTGGCCCGCGAGCACGTGACCGTCGCGCTGTCGGGGGATGGCGGCGACGAGTTGTTCTTCGGCTACGGCCGCTATGCGCGCGCGCTGCGCAACGAGCAGCGCCTGTCCCGCCTGCCGCGTCGCCTGCTGGCCCGGCTCGCCGGCGATCCCGGCGAACGTGCGCGTCTTGGCGGACTGGCGGCACTGCGTGCGGAACTCGCCGCCGGCGACCTCCAGGGGCTGGCGCGGCAACGGGTGACCCGCTGGCGCAGGCCGGAGGACGTGGTGATCGGCGCGCGCCGCCTGCTCACCGCCTACGACGATCCCGCCGCGATGCCCGGCGTCGGCACCGGCGCGGACGCGCTGATGCAACTGGATTTCGCCTGCTACCTGGCCGAGGACATCCTGACCAAGGTCGACCGCGCCAGCATGGCGGTCGCGCTGGAAACCCGCGCGCCGCTGCTGGACTGGCGGGTCGCCGAGTTCGCCTGGTCCCTGCCGCTGTCGATGAAGTGGCACGACGGCGAGCTCAAGCACCTTCCCAAGCGTCTGCTCACGCGCTACCTGCCCAATGACCTGGTCTACCGTCCCAAATCCGGCTTCGGCGCGCCGGTCGGCGACTGGCTGCGCGGCCCGCTGCGCGACTGGGCCGAGGCCCAGCTCGACGAGCGCCGCCTGCGCGCGGAAGGCCACTTCCACCCCGCTCCGATCCGCGCGATCTGGCGCGAATTCCTCGCCGGCCAACGCAAATGGCACACCCACCTCTGGGGCGTGCTGATGTTCCAGGCGTGGTGCGAGTCGCAGGATGAGCGCAGAGCCCGGAAGCCGACGACATCCGGTGATCAATGA